Proteins encoded within one genomic window of Paracoccus aminophilus JCM 7686:
- a CDS encoding phytoene desaturase family protein, translated as MTTYDAVIIGGGHNGLVCGAYLAKAGQKVLVLERRALIGGACVTEELWPGYHVSTASHMLGMMQPRVVVDLELEKFGYGAIATPPGVHLIEGVGPVVLWQDAAKLQAEFARFSKRDAENYPKFQAHLAKVAPHFQRLLWQVPPDPAKPGLRSLVGLARTALANRGLLPAFHDVTDLITMSAWDYLARWFESPEVLAILGYYPAAAAGQSNSIHDPGTAYFLLRNHLREPGFGPAGGTGLARGGMGSVTQAIAASGRRYGLEIRENAEVEEVLIEGARASGVRLIGGEIIRARSVISNAATQHLFGDLVPESAAPEPFRREVTAIHSQSTAFKIHLAVDTPPPFTGLREAGYPHDAPVQVTLAPSLDYIERAYHEMKLGELSSRPYMTVQCPTLIDPSLAPKGKHLLSLYGGHVPPAAKGERRGENFREALFQRVLDTISAHAPGWDRVWHHRQILLAEDYEEIFRLPGGSPHHGDLTPDQLFFRRPIRGFADYRTPVAGLYLCGASAHPGGGVTGVPGYNAARVVGRDLGARL; from the coding sequence ATGACGACTTATGATGCCGTGATCATCGGCGGCGGCCATAACGGCCTTGTCTGCGGCGCCTATCTGGCGAAGGCGGGCCAAAAGGTGCTGGTGCTCGAACGCCGCGCGCTGATCGGGGGCGCCTGCGTGACCGAGGAGCTTTGGCCGGGCTATCACGTCTCGACCGCCTCGCATATGCTGGGGATGATGCAGCCGCGCGTGGTCGTGGATCTCGAGCTTGAAAAATTCGGCTATGGCGCGATTGCGACGCCGCCGGGCGTGCATCTGATCGAGGGGGTCGGTCCGGTCGTGTTGTGGCAGGATGCGGCGAAACTACAGGCCGAATTCGCGCGATTCTCCAAGCGCGACGCCGAGAATTATCCGAAGTTTCAGGCCCATCTCGCCAAGGTCGCGCCGCATTTCCAACGGCTTTTGTGGCAAGTTCCGCCCGATCCGGCCAAGCCCGGATTGCGGTCCCTGGTGGGGCTGGCGCGCACCGCGCTTGCCAATCGCGGGCTGCTTCCGGCCTTCCATGATGTGACCGATCTCATCACCATGTCGGCCTGGGATTATCTCGCGCGCTGGTTCGAAAGCCCCGAGGTTCTGGCGATCCTTGGCTATTATCCGGCGGCGGCGGCGGGGCAATCGAACTCGATCCATGATCCGGGCACGGCTTATTTCCTGCTGCGCAACCACCTGCGCGAGCCGGGTTTCGGCCCCGCGGGCGGCACGGGGCTCGCGCGCGGCGGCATGGGCTCGGTCACGCAGGCGATCGCGGCCTCGGGGCGACGCTATGGCCTTGAAATCCGCGAGAATGCCGAGGTCGAGGAGGTGCTGATCGAAGGCGCGCGCGCCAGTGGTGTGCGGCTGATCGGCGGCGAGATCATTCGCGCCCGCAGCGTGATCTCGAATGCCGCGACCCAGCATCTTTTCGGCGATCTCGTGCCCGAAAGCGCCGCGCCCGAGCCCTTCCGGCGCGAGGTGACGGCGATCCACAGCCAATCCACCGCCTTCAAGATCCATCTCGCCGTCGATACCCCGCCCCCCTTCACCGGGCTGCGCGAGGCGGGCTATCCCCATGACGCGCCGGTGCAGGTCACGCTGGCACCCAGCCTCGACTATATCGAGCGCGCCTATCACGAGATGAAGCTCGGCGAGCTGTCGTCGCGCCCCTATATGACCGTGCAATGTCCGACGCTGATCGACCCGTCGCTCGCGCCCAAGGGCAAACATCTGCTCTCGCTTTACGGCGGCCATGTCCCGCCTGCGGCCAAGGGCGAGCGGCGTGGCGAGAACTTCCGCGAAGCGCTGTTTCAGCGCGTGCTCGACACGATTTCCGCCCATGCGCCGGGCTGGGATCGGGTCTGGCATCACCGCCAGATCCTGCTCGCAGAGGATTACGAAGAGATCTTTCGCCTGCCCGGCGGCAGCCCCCATCACGGCGATCTGACGCCGGATCAGCTGTTCTTCCGCCGTCCGATCCGGGGCTTTGCCGATTACCGCACCCCGGTGGCGGGGCTCTATCTGTGCGGGGCGTCCGCCCATCCCGGCGGCGGGGTCACCGGCGTTCCGGGCTATAATGCGGCGCGGGTCGTCGGGCGCGATCTCGGTGCGCGGCTGTGA
- a CDS encoding IclR family transcriptional regulator — METTVVKGLRVLEAMAQNPELCNLTALANECGISKSNAHRLLQTLEACGYVTRDAATRTYRPTLRQWEMGRRVYDRLSLPTVAGRHLAQLSQDTEETAHLSVFDQGQVLYIDKVDGPHAVRTYVSNGEREPAFCTSSGKAMLAWLPHEELLGVGEMIQKFTENTVGSLPELQAQLADVRARGYATTSGEYRLGVTSFARAIKTPSNKVIGAVGVAGPVERMSLSDPERYHDALARAVSLIETDLGFPA; from the coding sequence GTGGAAACAACGGTCGTCAAAGGTCTGCGCGTCTTGGAAGCGATGGCGCAGAACCCAGAGCTTTGTAATCTCACGGCTTTGGCCAATGAATGCGGTATCTCGAAAAGCAATGCGCACCGGCTTTTGCAGACGCTTGAAGCCTGCGGCTATGTCACCCGCGACGCGGCCACGCGCACCTATCGCCCGACCTTGCGGCAATGGGAAATGGGGCGGCGGGTCTATGACCGGCTGAGCCTGCCGACGGTCGCGGGCCGCCATCTGGCGCAGCTGTCGCAAGACACCGAAGAGACCGCGCATCTGTCGGTCTTCGATCAGGGGCAGGTGCTTTACATCGACAAGGTCGACGGGCCCCATGCGGTGCGGACCTATGTCTCGAATGGCGAGCGCGAACCGGCCTTCTGCACCAGCTCTGGCAAGGCGATGCTGGCCTGGCTGCCGCATGAGGAGCTTTTGGGCGTCGGCGAAATGATCCAGAAATTCACCGAAAACACCGTGGGCTCGCTGCCCGAATTGCAGGCGCAATTGGCCGATGTCCGGGCGCGCGGCTATGCGACGACCAGCGGCGAATATCGCCTCGGCGTGACCTCGTTTGCGCGCGCGATCAAGACGCCCTCGAACAAGGTCATCGGCGCGGTCGGCGTCGCCGGTCCGGTCGAGCGCATGAGCCTGTCCGACCCCGAGCGCTATCACGACGCCTTGGCCCGCGCGGTCTCGCTGATCGAGACCGATCTGGGCTTTCCCGCCTGA
- the nikE gene encoding nickel ABC transporter ATP-binding protein NikE, protein MTLLHLRDLRVTAGARGQETAILDGVSLALAKGEVLGLVGESGSGKSTLGLAAMGHARPGCRIASGEIGFAGHDLRALPPARLRALQGDRIAYVAQSAAAAFNPGFRLIDQTVETALRHGHLSREAAQARALALFAELGLPDPARIAGSYPHEVSGGQLQRVMTAMAMICEPDLIVFDEPTTALDVTTQVEVLAALRRVVRERGTAALFISHDLAVVAQVSDRLAIMRQGRILEEGTVRQILDAPKDPYTRTLWTIREMDAPVRPATPARLNIERVTAGYPGGGDVISDVALSLGQGRTVAIVGESGSGKSTLARVIAGLLPARQGQITLDDAALPPKLDRRSLAQLRDVQLVHQSPDTSLNPRQRVSELLGHPARHFLGLKGAALKARIDEILRSMELDPALADRFPGELSGGQKQRVALARALLADPKLLICDEVTSALDQVVQGDILRLLARVQAERDLSILFITHDLATVRAIADEVVVMRHGRIVESGATAKILGAPKEDYTRKLIASVPTLDPGWLDQRLALRMDLKVA, encoded by the coding sequence ATGACGCTGCTTCATCTGCGCGATCTGCGCGTGACGGCTGGCGCGCGCGGGCAAGAGACCGCCATTCTCGACGGCGTCTCGCTGGCGCTTGCCAAGGGCGAGGTGCTGGGGCTGGTCGGCGAAAGCGGCTCTGGCAAATCGACCTTGGGGCTCGCGGCGATGGGCCACGCGCGACCGGGCTGCCGGATCGCGAGCGGCGAGATCGGCTTTGCAGGTCACGACCTGCGCGCGCTGCCGCCCGCCCGGCTGCGCGCCTTGCAGGGCGACCGCATCGCCTATGTCGCGCAAAGCGCCGCCGCTGCTTTCAACCCCGGGTTCCGCCTGATCGACCAGACCGTCGAGACCGCGCTGCGTCATGGCCATCTGTCGCGCGAGGCGGCGCAAGCCCGCGCGCTCGCGCTTTTTGCCGAGCTCGGCCTGCCCGATCCGGCGCGCATCGCGGGCTCTTATCCGCATGAGGTTTCGGGCGGGCAGTTGCAGCGTGTGATGACCGCGATGGCGATGATCTGCGAGCCTGATCTGATCGTCTTTGACGAGCCGACGACCGCGCTGGATGTCACGACGCAGGTCGAGGTTCTGGCCGCTTTGCGCCGTGTGGTGCGCGAGCGCGGCACGGCGGCCTTGTTCATCAGCCATGATCTGGCGGTGGTCGCGCAGGTCTCGGATCGGCTGGCGATCATGCGGCAGGGGCGGATCCTTGAGGAAGGCACGGTGCGCCAGATCCTCGACGCGCCGAAAGACCCCTATACCCGCACGCTTTGGACCATCCGCGAGATGGATGCGCCGGTTCGTCCCGCGACCCCGGCGCGGCTGAATATCGAGCGCGTCACGGCGGGCTATCCCGGTGGCGGTGACGTGATTTCCGATGTCGCGCTCTCGCTGGGGCAAGGGCGGACGGTGGCGATTGTCGGCGAAAGCGGCTCGGGGAAATCGACCTTGGCGCGGGTGATCGCGGGGCTTTTGCCCGCGCGACAGGGCCAGATCACGCTCGACGATGCGGCGCTGCCGCCCAAGCTCGACCGCCGCAGTCTGGCGCAGTTGCGCGATGTGCAACTGGTCCATCAATCGCCCGATACCTCGCTGAACCCGCGCCAAAGGGTCAGCGAATTGCTGGGCCATCCGGCGCGGCATTTCCTTGGCTTGAAGGGGGCCGCCCTGAAGGCGCGGATCGACGAGATCCTGCGCTCGATGGAACTCGACCCCGCCTTGGCCGACCGCTTCCCCGGAGAGCTGTCCGGCGGGCAAAAGCAGCGCGTCGCGTTGGCGCGCGCCTTGCTGGCCGATCCGAAATTGCTCATCTGCGACGAGGTGACTTCGGCGCTCGATCAGGTCGTGCAGGGCGATATCCTGCGCCTGCTTGCCCGGGTGCAGGCCGAGCGCGATCTCTCGATCCTTTTCATCACCCATGACCTCGCGACGGTGCGGGCGATTGCCGACGAGGTGGTGGTGATGCGCCACGGCCGAATCGTGGAATCCGGCGCCACCGCCAAGATTTTGGGCGCGCCGAAAGAGGATTACACCCGCAAGCTGATCGCCTCGGTGCCGACGCTTGATCCCGGTTGGCTGGACCAGCGTTTGGCGCTTCGAATGGACCTGAAAGTGGCCTGA
- a CDS encoding ABC transporter permease, whose translation MPAELHPAKALPRRRSAALQAIAGLGLSAQIGLAIIALYALVAIFAPLIAPFGEAQIVGRPYQAWAAPTYLGTDQLGRDLLSRLIYGARNTIGIALATTALAFAVGMAAGIYSALRSGWRDQLISRLADILLSMPSLIFSLLLLTVFGASAVNLVLILALLDSAKVFRVARASARDVAVMDFIEVARLRGDSGLRIMTREILPNILPTVVAEFGLRFCFVFLAISGLSFLGVGLQPPTADWGSMVRENASLISRGQITPILPAICIAVLTLAVNYVADGWLENRAGGSR comes from the coding sequence ATGCCCGCTGAACTCCATCCCGCCAAGGCGCTGCCGCGCCGCCGTTCGGCCGCTCTTCAAGCGATTGCCGGACTTGGCCTCAGCGCCCAGATCGGGCTGGCCATCATCGCGCTTTATGCGCTGGTCGCGATTTTCGCGCCGCTGATCGCGCCCTTTGGCGAGGCGCAGATCGTTGGGCGGCCCTATCAGGCTTGGGCCGCGCCGACCTATCTTGGCACCGATCAACTGGGCCGAGACCTTCTGTCACGGCTGATCTATGGCGCACGCAATACGATCGGGATCGCGCTGGCGACAACCGCTCTGGCCTTTGCGGTCGGCATGGCGGCGGGGATCTACAGCGCCCTGCGCAGCGGTTGGCGCGATCAGCTGATCTCGCGGCTGGCCGACATCCTTTTGTCGATGCCGAGCCTGATTTTCTCGCTGCTCCTGCTCACCGTCTTTGGCGCTTCGGCGGTCAATCTGGTGCTGATCCTTGCGCTTCTCGACAGCGCCAAGGTCTTTCGCGTCGCGCGCGCCTCGGCCCGCGATGTCGCGGTGATGGACTTCATCGAGGTCGCACGCCTGCGCGGTGACAGCGGCTTGCGGATCATGACGCGCGAGATCCTGCCGAATATCCTGCCGACGGTGGTCGCGGAATTCGGGCTGCGCTTTTGCTTCGTCTTTCTGGCGATCTCGGGGCTCTCGTTTTTGGGCGTCGGTCTGCAACCGCCGACCGCTGACTGGGGCTCGATGGTGCGCGAAAACGCCTCGCTCATCAGCCGCGGCCAGATCACCCCGATCCTGCCCGCGATCTGCATCGCCGTGCTGACGCTGGCGGTGAATTACGTCGCCGACGGCTGGCTGGAAAACCGCGCCGGAGGCTCGCGATGA
- a CDS encoding ABC transporter permease: protein MSHSETHLSGPSPIVTRRPILARLARIIGFRLALGLFTLWIISIVIFAAIEALPGDFARSSLGRSATPEQVAILEHQLGLDQPLATRYGAWIGGVVQGDFGLSLSSKPNRPRPVTAMIAPRLKNTLILATVAASIAVPLAIGLGVLCALWRGSLFDRTISALTLITISFPEFFLAYLLTYLVISKDIFLHSELAQLLPGWLSQATQTGLEAIPRFPILASVNERTGFWEHMWKISLPATVLGLVIIAHMMRMTRAVLISLLSSQWVEMARLKGLAPTRIVGRHALRNAWGPVATVVALNLAYLIAGVVMVEVVFVYPGIGQLMVDAVKQRDIPVVQACALIFAATYILFNLIADVIAILANPRQLHAR, encoded by the coding sequence ATGTCACATAGCGAAACCCACCTTTCCGGCCCGAGCCCAATTGTCACGCGGCGTCCGATCCTGGCGCGGCTGGCGCGCATTATCGGATTCCGGCTGGCACTGGGGCTGTTCACGCTCTGGATCATTTCCATCGTGATCTTTGCCGCCATCGAGGCTTTGCCAGGCGATTTCGCGCGCAGCTCGCTTGGCCGTTCCGCAACGCCCGAGCAGGTCGCGATCCTTGAACATCAGTTGGGCCTCGATCAGCCGCTGGCGACGCGCTACGGGGCGTGGATCGGCGGCGTGGTCCAAGGCGATTTCGGCCTGTCGTTGTCGTCAAAACCGAACCGGCCGCGCCCGGTGACGGCGATGATCGCGCCACGCCTGAAGAATACGCTGATCCTTGCGACCGTCGCGGCCAGCATCGCGGTGCCTTTGGCGATTGGGCTGGGCGTCCTTTGCGCCTTGTGGCGGGGCAGCCTGTTTGACCGCACCATCAGCGCGCTCACGCTGATCACCATCTCTTTCCCCGAGTTCTTCCTGGCCTATCTGCTGACCTATCTGGTCATTTCGAAGGATATTTTCCTGCATTCGGAGCTCGCCCAGCTTTTGCCCGGCTGGCTCAGTCAGGCGACGCAAACCGGGCTGGAAGCGATCCCGCGTTTCCCCATCCTCGCCTCGGTCAATGAGCGCACCGGATTTTGGGAGCATATGTGGAAGATCTCGCTGCCGGCGACCGTGCTGGGGCTGGTGATTATCGCTCATATGATGCGGATGACGCGGGCGGTTCTGATCTCGCTTTTGTCGTCGCAATGGGTCGAGATGGCGCGGTTGAAGGGCCTTGCGCCGACCCGCATCGTCGGGCGGCACGCGCTTCGCAACGCTTGGGGGCCGGTCGCGACCGTGGTTGCGCTGAACTTGGCCTATCTGATCGCGGGCGTCGTCATGGTCGAGGTGGTTTTCGTCTATCCCGGCATTGGCCAGCTGATGGTCGATGCGGTCAAGCAGCGCGATATTCCGGTGGTGCAGGCCTGCGCTTTGATCTTTGCCGCGACCTATATCCTCTTCAATCTGATCGCCGATGTGATCGCGATCCTTGCCAATCCGCGTCAACTCCATGCCCGCTGA
- a CDS encoding ABC transporter substrate-binding protein, translated as MTTERKTDLTLSRRGLMQGAAALGLGLTAGGLWLPKGALAAGPKRGGSIVAGISHGSTSDSTVPGTYSHGLGILLSYTIHARLTTVVPDNKLEGNLAESWEGSEGATKWKITLRDAEFHNGKKVTPADVIASINFHRTPDTTSVAKETVSNIKDIAADGDKVVVFTLNSGDADFPFLLNDYQLCIGQADADGAIDWEDDGRRAGPYRLTEYDPGIRAVVERADNYWNSNVGFLDRAEILTIADPTARQNALLAGEVDVIDRPDTRALDIITANPELKVEEAPGFRFYGFTVFTDVAPYSDQDFRLALKYAVDREALLDVALNGHGIVGNDQPITPAYRYYNPNIPQRQHDPDKAKFHLKKSGYDGAALDLSTSVATFSTAVDAAALYQANLAQVGINVNVVNEPADSYWSDVWLKKPFITTDWGGRPTEDMFFSVAFQKDAPWNDSHFNNERFEKLLVEARAELDEAKRAEMYGEMQQIVHDEGGSITPLIPNNVWARSTRIKHGEALSTAYELDGWHFISRWWVEEA; from the coding sequence ATGACGACTGAGAGAAAGACGGACCTGACCCTGTCCCGGCGCGGTCTGATGCAAGGCGCGGCGGCGCTGGGGCTTGGGCTGACGGCGGGCGGGCTCTGGCTGCCCAAAGGGGCTTTGGCGGCTGGTCCGAAACGCGGGGGCTCGATCGTCGCGGGGATCTCGCATGGCTCGACCTCGGATTCGACCGTGCCGGGCACCTATTCGCATGGTCTGGGGATCCTCCTGTCCTATACGATCCATGCCCGCCTGACGACGGTCGTGCCGGACAACAAGCTGGAAGGCAATCTCGCCGAAAGCTGGGAAGGCTCGGAAGGCGCGACCAAGTGGAAGATCACCCTGCGCGACGCCGAGTTCCACAACGGCAAGAAGGTGACGCCCGCTGACGTCATCGCCTCGATCAACTTCCACCGCACGCCGGACACGACTTCGGTCGCGAAGGAAACCGTCAGCAATATCAAGGATATTGCTGCGGATGGCGACAAGGTCGTGGTCTTTACGCTGAATTCGGGCGATGCCGATTTCCCCTTCCTGCTCAATGATTACCAGCTTTGCATCGGTCAGGCCGATGCCGATGGCGCGATTGATTGGGAAGATGACGGCCGCCGCGCCGGGCCTTACCGCCTGACCGAATATGATCCGGGCATCCGCGCTGTGGTCGAGCGTGCCGACAATTACTGGAACAGCAATGTCGGCTTCCTTGACCGCGCCGAGATCCTGACCATCGCCGATCCGACCGCGCGCCAGAATGCGCTGCTCGCGGGCGAAGTCGATGTGATCGACCGCCCCGACACCCGCGCGCTCGACATCATCACCGCCAATCCCGAGCTGAAGGTTGAGGAGGCTCCGGGCTTCCGCTTCTACGGCTTCACCGTCTTCACCGATGTTGCGCCCTATTCGGATCAGGATTTCCGGCTGGCGCTGAAATATGCGGTCGATCGCGAGGCGCTGCTCGATGTCGCGCTGAACGGCCATGGCATCGTTGGCAATGACCAGCCGATTACCCCGGCTTACCGCTATTACAACCCCAATATCCCGCAGCGCCAGCACGACCCCGACAAGGCGAAGTTCCACCTGAAGAAATCGGGCTATGACGGCGCGGCGCTGGATCTCTCGACCTCGGTCGCGACCTTCTCGACCGCGGTCGATGCGGCGGCGCTTTATCAGGCCAATCTCGCCCAGGTCGGCATCAATGTGAATGTCGTCAACGAGCCCGCTGACAGCTATTGGTCCGATGTCTGGCTGAAAAAGCCCTTCATCACCACCGACTGGGGCGGACGCCCGACCGAAGACATGTTCTTCTCGGTCGCCTTCCAGAAGGACGCGCCGTGGAACGACAGCCATTTCAACAACGAGCGCTTTGAAAAGCTGCTGGTCGAGGCCCGCGCCGAGCTCGACGAGGCCAAGCGCGCCGAGATGTATGGCGAGATGCAGCAGATCGTCCATGACGAGGGCGGCTCGATCACGCCGCTGATCCCGAACAACGTCTGGGCGCGCAGCACCCGCATCAAGCACGGCGAGGCGCTTTCGACCGCCTATGAGCTCGACGGCTGGCACTTCATCTCGCGCTGGTGGGTCGAAGAGGCCTGA
- a CDS encoding GMC family oxidoreductase has translation MQSYDYIVIGGGGAGAVLARVLAEKISGTVALLEAGPVDDLPAIHDLARFSELGETAIARNLPVVLPEGQRARFLMPTSRVLGGSTSRNTCIWFRPPARDFAEWEAKGAEGWGPEEATRLFEALEARIAIESEAPDAPGHRVMWEAVRESGFDEIDFATEMREGIGRYRFSKTGAARQSSAAAFLRGPLPANLHVLTETEVSRLRLDADHRIEAVETNRGAFTARAEVILSAGAIDTARLLLLSGIGPAEELAALGIAPRVDLPGVGRHLLDHPAAALNLRATRPTGRDAFWNYIGVLFANVADPGDWPDIEIQFGPELYDRQTLQAGYPTAEDGFTAYLSVNRARSEGSVRLTAADVAAPLRIETDFFSDPDGYDLRVMTEGLRLVRRVFAAPAFDGWRAEELAPGADATDDATLGAFARETALTGYHPAGTAKMGAGSDPLAVVDSKLRVRGCANLRVADASVMPTMVSVNIAATVMLIGMKAAELLAE, from the coding sequence ATGCAAAGCTACGACTATATCGTCATTGGCGGCGGCGGTGCGGGCGCGGTGCTTGCCCGCGTTCTCGCCGAAAAGATCAGCGGCACGGTCGCGCTGCTGGAGGCCGGGCCGGTCGATGATCTGCCCGCGATCCATGACCTCGCGCGGTTTTCCGAGCTTGGTGAGACCGCGATTGCCCGCAACCTGCCGGTGGTGCTGCCCGAAGGCCAGCGCGCGCGCTTTCTGATGCCGACGAGCCGCGTCCTTGGCGGCTCGACCTCGCGCAACACCTGCATCTGGTTCCGCCCGCCCGCCCGCGACTTCGCCGAATGGGAGGCCAAGGGCGCGGAGGGCTGGGGCCCGGAGGAGGCCACGCGGCTGTTCGAGGCGCTCGAAGCGCGCATTGCCATTGAAAGCGAGGCGCCCGACGCGCCCGGCCATCGCGTGATGTGGGAGGCGGTGCGCGAAAGCGGCTTTGACGAGATCGACTTCGCCACCGAGATGCGCGAGGGCATCGGGCGCTATCGTTTCTCCAAGACCGGTGCGGCGCGGCAATCCTCGGCGGCGGCCTTCCTGCGCGGCCCCTTGCCCGCGAACCTGCATGTCCTGACCGAAACCGAGGTCTCGCGCCTGCGCCTTGATGCCGATCACCGCATCGAAGCGGTCGAGACCAATCGCGGCGCGTTCACCGCCCGCGCCGAGGTGATCCTGTCGGCGGGCGCCATCGACACCGCGCGGCTGCTGCTTCTGTCCGGCATTGGCCCGGCGGAGGAGCTCGCCGCTTTGGGCATCGCCCCCCGCGTCGATCTGCCGGGCGTCGGGCGGCATTTGCTCGACCATCCGGCGGCGGCCTTGAACCTGCGCGCCACGCGTCCGACCGGCCGCGATGCCTTCTGGAATTACATCGGCGTCCTTTTCGCCAATGTCGCCGATCCCGGCGATTGGCCCGATATCGAGATCCAATTCGGCCCCGAGCTTTACGACCGCCAGACCCTGCAAGCGGGCTATCCGACCGCCGAGGACGGCTTCACCGCCTATCTCAGCGTGAACCGCGCCCGATCCGAGGGCAGCGTGCGGCTGACGGCGGCGGATGTGGCGGCACCTTTGCGGATCGAGACCGATTTCTTCTCGGACCCCGACGGCTATGACCTGCGCGTGATGACCGAGGGGCTGCGTCTGGTCCGCCGCGTCTTTGCAGCGCCCGCCTTTGACGGCTGGCGCGCCGAGGAACTGGCGCCGGGAGCAGATGCGACCGACGACGCGACCCTTGGCGCCTTCGCGCGCGAGACCGCGTTGACCGGCTATCACCCGGCGGGCACGGCCAAGATGGGCGCGGGCTCCGATCCGCTTGCGGTGGTCGATTCCAAGCTGCGCGTTCGGGGCTGCGCGAATCTGCGCGTCGCGGATGCCTCGGTCATGCCGACGATGGTCAGCGTGAACATCGCCGCAACCGTGATGTTGATCGGAATGAAGGCGGCAGAGCTTTTGGCAGAATAA
- a CDS encoding SDR family NAD(P)-dependent oxidoreductase, protein MTQTRFEGRRFEGQSVIVSGGADGMGAAATRQLAREGAKVFALDVKLAEAEALAESLRAEGHDVTALRADVMDEDELTAAITHAIILAGGRVDALVNIAGGSAAGLISEIDLATWDRLYRLNVRSTLVAARAVIPAMRAAGKGSIVTMSSISGLRGDPEWAAYNASKAAIISLTQSLAWEEGRYGIRVNAICPGPVASERMLATISAEELAEYNNATALGRIGTAEELADAILFLASDQSSFITGAQLVADGGLTASTAQPTGFGRKLKAGLIPGATA, encoded by the coding sequence ATGACACAGACCCGCTTTGAAGGCCGCCGCTTTGAAGGCCAAAGCGTCATCGTCTCTGGTGGCGCGGATGGCATGGGCGCGGCCGCGACCCGCCAGCTCGCCCGCGAAGGCGCCAAGGTTTTCGCGCTGGATGTGAAGCTCGCCGAGGCTGAGGCTTTGGCCGAAAGCCTGCGCGCCGAGGGCCATGACGTGACCGCGCTGCGCGCCGATGTCATGGACGAGGACGAGCTGACCGCGGCGATCACCCATGCGATCATCCTCGCCGGGGGCCGGGTCGATGCTCTGGTCAATATCGCGGGCGGTTCGGCCGCCGGGCTGATCTCCGAGATCGATCTCGCGACCTGGGACCGGCTTTACCGGCTCAATGTGCGCTCGACGCTGGTCGCGGCGCGGGCGGTCATTCCGGCGATGCGCGCGGCGGGCAAGGGCTCGATCGTGACGATGTCCTCGATCTCGGGGCTGCGCGGCGATCCCGAATGGGCGGCCTATAATGCGTCGAAGGCCGCGATCATCTCGCTGACGCAATCGCTGGCTTGGGAGGAAGGCCGCTACGGCATCCGCGTCAATGCAATTTGCCCCGGCCCGGTCGCATCCGAGCGGATGCTGGCCACGATCAGCGCCGAGGAGCTTGCCGAATACAACAATGCCACCGCCCTTGGCCGCATCGGCACGGCGGAGGAATTGGCCGATGCGATCCTGTTTCTCGCCTCGGATCAGTCCTCGTTCATCACCGGCGCGCAGCTCGTGGCGGATGGCGGGCTGACGGCCTCGACCGCCCAGCCGACCGGCTTTGGCCGCAAGCTGAAAGCCGGGCTGATCCCCGGCGCGACCGCGTAA